One part of the Bombus terrestris chromosome 13, iyBomTerr1.2, whole genome shotgun sequence genome encodes these proteins:
- the LOC100646922 gene encoding receptor-type guanylate cyclase gcy-3 isoform X1 has protein sequence MEEKIIMLRIGSLLTMLVFMTTMKIVVSNRCLVTREEDNPKRLIHMDGQPLNLNFEVSERVTHRLATIIMKIFLTEVLGYSGVSIFEVEDKFMPNDTFDRLSGDITFNNQVPMVNMEVWIPTHLDTMSLQNSLDVKECGSIAPPGHFGWFVPVALSRPGDSWIIFTKRETAARFDVDEFTLDNIRNFTINPATKADYCQQSFCQDGLYIPEWCQGKPCALLLTSYGNITGFVKDHIDQLKLYVKVAWVGPNLKYVTETLTKELLLMRNVTHDRSLVFLHWTPSSVVPNERDFVTVEFGRCGTTKLEIECKYESNRLTKLVWSKLEYAAKLAFEAISHAKFTREMYEDLIYRHNNFSETVHEEQIACDWLKDNLNYTLKEWMPNTADKNILYVGGIFPMNEAFYSGKSILIAARMAKEAINMNNTVLANYDFKMLASDGQCKSDMVMRSFIDYIVLNQYDKLIGVLGPACSETVEPLVGVSKHYRTAIISYSAEGSSFNDRTKYPYFFRTIGENKQYKHVYLQLLKKLGWKRVASLTEDGQKYTEYISYMQDILRDNGIAFVANAKFPREREAVVMTKYLQDLKQKKAKIIIADVYDQVARQVMCEAYRLEMTAVQGYVWFLPLWLRPEWYDTDRFNKENEEQVPCTSAQMFKAINGYLGLSHAYFAPDNEIMQEGITVRQWRDNYEKSCLNQQQPPSNYAGFAYDAMWTYAYAMDRLLRENQSYVFDLHSEQTINRMTDIIGETDFYGVSGRIKFFGGPSRYSVINIVQFVNNKTNLVGNFYPNVSETKHEVVGGTLDLNVSALVWLSNSMPDDGSEPPQRCVIAGFADFVNVSCEVAFVIVNFLGFGLLGILVIIGFIVIKRKYEKKVRLHEKYIQSLGLDFAHADTSDLDKWEIPRDRVVINRKLGEGAFGTVYGGEALFPEKGWLAVAVKTLKLGSSTEEKLDFLSEVEVMKRFEHKNIIKLLGVCIKSEPVLTVMEFMLYGDLKTYLLARRHLVNDQNYEDSDEISNKKLTAMALDVGRALSYLAQLKYVHRDIASRNCLVNAQRIVKLGDFGMTRPMYENDYYKFNRRGMLPVRWMAPESLGLGIFTPSSDVWSYGVLLYEIITFGSFPFQGMSNNEVLTYVKNGNSLRVPKGVKLQLENLMYSCWRTDHTKRPTAPEIVDFLATNPRILSPCLDVPLASVQIEHTGQLEIQLNENIRKFSLSWPPESFTTRSSTSTSTPVAISSPPLLDISGHDDKLNQDSLLGTGLSDVESSRPLLSNSDETSSGPPMILQNFKRKDEPAHRYVNIQPGMSNNLDHKNGGNVQAKERVDMLSENRKLEHVSIL, from the exons atg GAGGAGAAAATCATAATGTTGAGGATTGGATCTCTATTGACCATGTTGGTCTTCATGACCACCATGAAGATCGTCGTCTCGAATCGTTGTTTGGTAACGCGCGAAG AAGACAATCCAAAGAGATTGATTCACATGGATGGACAACCATTGAATCTTAACTTCGAAGTGTCTGAAAGAGTCACCCACAGGTTGGCCACGATAATCATGAAAATTTTCTTGACCGAGGTACTTGGCTATTCGGGTGTGTCTATCTTTGAAGTGGAAGACAAGTTCATGCCGAACGACACTTTCGATAGATTGTctggcgatataacgttcaataaTCA AGTTCCAATGGTGAACATGGAGGTGTGGATTCCGACACATCTGGACACGATGTCGTTGCAAAATTCACTCGACGTGAAGGAATGCGGATCCATTGCTCCGCCGGGTCATTTCGGTTGGTTCGTTCCCGTTGCGTTATCGAGACCTGGCGACAGTTGGATAATCTTCACTAAACGTGAAACAGCCGCACGTTTCGATGTGGACGAGTTCACGTTGGACAACATTCGAAATTTCACTATAAATCCAGCCACCAAGGCTGACTACTGCCAGCAATCGTTTTGTCAAGATGGATTGTACATTCCCGAGTGGTGTCAGGGGAAACCATGCGCTCTATTACTGACCAGTTACGGCAACATTACTGGCTTTGTCAAGGATCACATCGACCAGTTGAAGTTATACGTCAAAGTGGCCTGGGTAGGGCCGAACTTGAAATACGTGACCGAAACTTTGACCAAGGAGCTGTTGCTTATGCGAAATGTAACGCATGATAG ATCTCTGGTCTTTTTGCATTGGACGCCAAGCAGCGTGGTACCAAACGAGAGAGACTTTGTCACTGTCGAATTCGGCCGTTGTGGCACGACGAAATTAGAAATCGAATGCAAATACGAATCCAACAGGTTAACCAAGCTAGTCTGGAGTAAACTCGAGTACGCCGCGAAATTGGCATTCGAAGCGATTAGTCACGCGAAATTCACACGGGAAATGTACGAAGATCTGATTTATCGACACAATAATTTTTCTGAAACCGTCCACGAAGAACAAATCGCGTGTGACTGGCTAAAGGACAATCTGAACTATACTCTCAAAGAATGGATGCCGAATACCGCCGACAAGAATATTCTATACGTTGGTGGGATATTTCCTATGAACGAAGCTTTCTATTCGGGGAAATCGATATTAATCGCAGCCAGAATGGCGAAGGAGGCGATCAATATGAATAATACGGTCCTCGCAAATTACGATTTTAAAATGTTAGCTAGCGATGGTCAATGTAAGTCGGATATGGTAATGAGATCGTTCATCGATTACATAGTGCTCAATCAGTATGATAAGCTGATTGGTGTCTTGGGACCCGCTTGCTCGGAAACGGTCGAACCTTTGGTTGGTGTTTCGAAGCATTACAGAACAGCGATCATCAGTTATAGCGCCGAAGGATCGAGCTTTAACGATCGTACCAAATATCCTTACTTCTTTCGGACTATCGGCGAGAACAAGCAGTATAAGCACGTTTATTTGCAACTATTGAAGAAACTGGGCTGGAAGAGAGTAGCTTCGTTGACGGAGGATGGACAAAAGTATACGGAGTATATATCTTATATGCAAGATATACTTAGGGACAATGGAATTGCATTTGTGGCGAATGCAAAGTTTCCAAGGGAACGAGAGGCAGTTGTGATGACTAAG TATTTGCAAGATCTGAAGCAGAAGAAGGCAAAGATCATCATCGCCGATGTTTATGATCAAGTGGCCAGACAAGTAATGTGCGAAGCGTACAGATTAGAGATGACAGCTGTCCAG GGCTACGTGTGGTTTCTGCCTCTTTGGCTTCGACCAGAATGGTACGATACGGACCGATTCAATAAGGAGAACGAAGAACAAGTGCCTTGTACCTCGGCACAAATGTTTAAAGCGATAAACGGCTATCTTGGTCTCTCTCATGCATATTTTGCCCCTGACAATGAAATTATGCAGGAAGGAATAACGGTGCGCCAGTGGCGCGATAATTACGAGAAGTCTTGTCTTAACCAGCAACAACCACCATCGAATTACGCTGGTTTCGCGTACGATGCCATGTGGACGTACGCTTACGCAATGGATCGGCTTCTCCGCGAAAATCAAAGTTACGTTTTTGACCTTCATAGCGAGCAGACTATCAATCGGATGACGGACATCATCGGTGAAACGGATTTCTATGGG GTGTCTGGAAGAATCAAATTCTTCGGTGGTCCTTCGAGATACTCTGTCATCAACATCGTTCAGTTCGTCAATAACAAAACTAATCTAGTCGGTAACTTCTATCCTAACGTATCGGAGACAAAGCACGAAGTCGTGGGTGGTACATTGGACTTAAACGTCTCAGCTTTGGTTTGGTTATCAAATAGTATGCCAGATGATGGCTCGGAACCACCTCAACGATGCGTCATCGCGGGCTTTGCAGATTTCGTGAACGTATCGTGTGAAGTCGCGTTTGTGATCGTCAATTTCCTTGGATTTGGTTTACTGGGGATACTGGTGATCATTGGTTTCATTGTCATCAAGAGAAA GTACGAAAAGAAAGTGCGTCTGCACGAAAAGTACATCCAGTCTCTAGGTCTAGACTTTGCTCACGCGGACACGTCCGACTTAGATAAATGGGAGATACCTCGGGACAGGGTGGTTATCAATCGAAAATTGGGCGAGGGTGCGTTTGGAACGGTTTATGGTGGTGAGGCGTTATTCCCAGAAAAAGGTTGGCTGGCCGTTGCTGTGAAAACTCTAAAGCTCGGAAGCTCTACCGAAGAGAAGTTAGACTTCCTCAGCGAGGTAGAAGTAATGAAAAGATTCGAGCATAAGAACATAATCAAACTATTGGGCGTATGCATTAAGAGCGAGCCGGTTTTAACCGTTATGGAGTTCATGCTTTATGGCGATCTAAAGACGTATCTTCTCGCCAGAAGACACCTCGTGAACGATCAGAATTACGAAGATTCGGATgagatttctaataaaaaactAACTGCGATGGCACTGGACGTGGGTAGGGCTCTCAGTTATTTGGCTCAATTGAAGTATGTTCACAG AGACATTGCTTCTCGTAATTGCCTGGTAAATGCTCAACGCATCGTCAAACTTGGCGACTTCGGTATGACGAGACCTATGTACGAGAACGACTATTACAAATTTAATCGAAGAG GCATGCTGCCAGTAAGATGGATGGCACCAGAGTCCCTGGGCCTTGGAATCTTCACTCCATCTTCGGACGTTTGGTCCTATGGCGTCCTTCTTTATGAAATCATCACGTTTGGTAGCTTCCCCTTCCAAGGGATGAGCAATAACGAGGTACTCACTTACGTCAAGAATGGGAACTCGTTGAGAGTTCCGAAAGGAGTCAAATTACAATT AGAAAATTTGATGTACTCTTGCTGGAGAACGGACCACACAAAGAGGCCAACAGCTCCAGAGATCGTCGACTTTTTAGCAACGAATCCCCGAATTCTATCGCCGTGTTTAGACGTTCCTTTGGCCAGCGTGCAAATCGAGCACACTGGACAACTAGAGATACAGTTAAACGAGAACATCAGAAAGTTTTCGTTGTCCTGGCCACCTGAAAGCTTTACGACTAGATCATCCACGTCGACATCCACTCCCGTGGCTATATCCAGCCCGCCTTTGTTGGACATCAGTGGTCACGACGACAAATTAAATCAAGACTCGTTATTAGGCACTGGACTTTCCGATGTAGAGAGTAGCAGGCCTCTGTTATCGAATTCCGACGAGACTTCGTCGGGTCCGCCGatgattttacaaaatttcaaacgaaaGGACGAACCGGCGCACAGGTACGTCAACATACAGCCAGGAATGTCGAACAATCTCGATCATAAAAACGGCGGCAATGTTCAAGCGAAGGAGAGGGTAGATATGCTGTCAGAGAATAGGAAATTGGAGCACGTGTCGATTCTTTGA
- the LOC100646922 gene encoding receptor-type guanylate cyclase gcy-3 isoform X2: MLRIGSLLTMLVFMTTMKIVVSNRCLVTREEDNPKRLIHMDGQPLNLNFEVSERVTHRLATIIMKIFLTEVLGYSGVSIFEVEDKFMPNDTFDRLSGDITFNNQVPMVNMEVWIPTHLDTMSLQNSLDVKECGSIAPPGHFGWFVPVALSRPGDSWIIFTKRETAARFDVDEFTLDNIRNFTINPATKADYCQQSFCQDGLYIPEWCQGKPCALLLTSYGNITGFVKDHIDQLKLYVKVAWVGPNLKYVTETLTKELLLMRNVTHDRSLVFLHWTPSSVVPNERDFVTVEFGRCGTTKLEIECKYESNRLTKLVWSKLEYAAKLAFEAISHAKFTREMYEDLIYRHNNFSETVHEEQIACDWLKDNLNYTLKEWMPNTADKNILYVGGIFPMNEAFYSGKSILIAARMAKEAINMNNTVLANYDFKMLASDGQCKSDMVMRSFIDYIVLNQYDKLIGVLGPACSETVEPLVGVSKHYRTAIISYSAEGSSFNDRTKYPYFFRTIGENKQYKHVYLQLLKKLGWKRVASLTEDGQKYTEYISYMQDILRDNGIAFVANAKFPREREAVVMTKYLQDLKQKKAKIIIADVYDQVARQVMCEAYRLEMTAVQGYVWFLPLWLRPEWYDTDRFNKENEEQVPCTSAQMFKAINGYLGLSHAYFAPDNEIMQEGITVRQWRDNYEKSCLNQQQPPSNYAGFAYDAMWTYAYAMDRLLRENQSYVFDLHSEQTINRMTDIIGETDFYGVSGRIKFFGGPSRYSVINIVQFVNNKTNLVGNFYPNVSETKHEVVGGTLDLNVSALVWLSNSMPDDGSEPPQRCVIAGFADFVNVSCEVAFVIVNFLGFGLLGILVIIGFIVIKRKYEKKVRLHEKYIQSLGLDFAHADTSDLDKWEIPRDRVVINRKLGEGAFGTVYGGEALFPEKGWLAVAVKTLKLGSSTEEKLDFLSEVEVMKRFEHKNIIKLLGVCIKSEPVLTVMEFMLYGDLKTYLLARRHLVNDQNYEDSDEISNKKLTAMALDVGRALSYLAQLKYVHRDIASRNCLVNAQRIVKLGDFGMTRPMYENDYYKFNRRGMLPVRWMAPESLGLGIFTPSSDVWSYGVLLYEIITFGSFPFQGMSNNEVLTYVKNGNSLRVPKGVKLQLENLMYSCWRTDHTKRPTAPEIVDFLATNPRILSPCLDVPLASVQIEHTGQLEIQLNENIRKFSLSWPPESFTTRSSTSTSTPVAISSPPLLDISGHDDKLNQDSLLGTGLSDVESSRPLLSNSDETSSGPPMILQNFKRKDEPAHRYVNIQPGMSNNLDHKNGGNVQAKERVDMLSENRKLEHVSIL; the protein is encoded by the exons ATGTTGAGGATTGGATCTCTATTGACCATGTTGGTCTTCATGACCACCATGAAGATCGTCGTCTCGAATCGTTGTTTGGTAACGCGCGAAG AAGACAATCCAAAGAGATTGATTCACATGGATGGACAACCATTGAATCTTAACTTCGAAGTGTCTGAAAGAGTCACCCACAGGTTGGCCACGATAATCATGAAAATTTTCTTGACCGAGGTACTTGGCTATTCGGGTGTGTCTATCTTTGAAGTGGAAGACAAGTTCATGCCGAACGACACTTTCGATAGATTGTctggcgatataacgttcaataaTCA AGTTCCAATGGTGAACATGGAGGTGTGGATTCCGACACATCTGGACACGATGTCGTTGCAAAATTCACTCGACGTGAAGGAATGCGGATCCATTGCTCCGCCGGGTCATTTCGGTTGGTTCGTTCCCGTTGCGTTATCGAGACCTGGCGACAGTTGGATAATCTTCACTAAACGTGAAACAGCCGCACGTTTCGATGTGGACGAGTTCACGTTGGACAACATTCGAAATTTCACTATAAATCCAGCCACCAAGGCTGACTACTGCCAGCAATCGTTTTGTCAAGATGGATTGTACATTCCCGAGTGGTGTCAGGGGAAACCATGCGCTCTATTACTGACCAGTTACGGCAACATTACTGGCTTTGTCAAGGATCACATCGACCAGTTGAAGTTATACGTCAAAGTGGCCTGGGTAGGGCCGAACTTGAAATACGTGACCGAAACTTTGACCAAGGAGCTGTTGCTTATGCGAAATGTAACGCATGATAG ATCTCTGGTCTTTTTGCATTGGACGCCAAGCAGCGTGGTACCAAACGAGAGAGACTTTGTCACTGTCGAATTCGGCCGTTGTGGCACGACGAAATTAGAAATCGAATGCAAATACGAATCCAACAGGTTAACCAAGCTAGTCTGGAGTAAACTCGAGTACGCCGCGAAATTGGCATTCGAAGCGATTAGTCACGCGAAATTCACACGGGAAATGTACGAAGATCTGATTTATCGACACAATAATTTTTCTGAAACCGTCCACGAAGAACAAATCGCGTGTGACTGGCTAAAGGACAATCTGAACTATACTCTCAAAGAATGGATGCCGAATACCGCCGACAAGAATATTCTATACGTTGGTGGGATATTTCCTATGAACGAAGCTTTCTATTCGGGGAAATCGATATTAATCGCAGCCAGAATGGCGAAGGAGGCGATCAATATGAATAATACGGTCCTCGCAAATTACGATTTTAAAATGTTAGCTAGCGATGGTCAATGTAAGTCGGATATGGTAATGAGATCGTTCATCGATTACATAGTGCTCAATCAGTATGATAAGCTGATTGGTGTCTTGGGACCCGCTTGCTCGGAAACGGTCGAACCTTTGGTTGGTGTTTCGAAGCATTACAGAACAGCGATCATCAGTTATAGCGCCGAAGGATCGAGCTTTAACGATCGTACCAAATATCCTTACTTCTTTCGGACTATCGGCGAGAACAAGCAGTATAAGCACGTTTATTTGCAACTATTGAAGAAACTGGGCTGGAAGAGAGTAGCTTCGTTGACGGAGGATGGACAAAAGTATACGGAGTATATATCTTATATGCAAGATATACTTAGGGACAATGGAATTGCATTTGTGGCGAATGCAAAGTTTCCAAGGGAACGAGAGGCAGTTGTGATGACTAAG TATTTGCAAGATCTGAAGCAGAAGAAGGCAAAGATCATCATCGCCGATGTTTATGATCAAGTGGCCAGACAAGTAATGTGCGAAGCGTACAGATTAGAGATGACAGCTGTCCAG GGCTACGTGTGGTTTCTGCCTCTTTGGCTTCGACCAGAATGGTACGATACGGACCGATTCAATAAGGAGAACGAAGAACAAGTGCCTTGTACCTCGGCACAAATGTTTAAAGCGATAAACGGCTATCTTGGTCTCTCTCATGCATATTTTGCCCCTGACAATGAAATTATGCAGGAAGGAATAACGGTGCGCCAGTGGCGCGATAATTACGAGAAGTCTTGTCTTAACCAGCAACAACCACCATCGAATTACGCTGGTTTCGCGTACGATGCCATGTGGACGTACGCTTACGCAATGGATCGGCTTCTCCGCGAAAATCAAAGTTACGTTTTTGACCTTCATAGCGAGCAGACTATCAATCGGATGACGGACATCATCGGTGAAACGGATTTCTATGGG GTGTCTGGAAGAATCAAATTCTTCGGTGGTCCTTCGAGATACTCTGTCATCAACATCGTTCAGTTCGTCAATAACAAAACTAATCTAGTCGGTAACTTCTATCCTAACGTATCGGAGACAAAGCACGAAGTCGTGGGTGGTACATTGGACTTAAACGTCTCAGCTTTGGTTTGGTTATCAAATAGTATGCCAGATGATGGCTCGGAACCACCTCAACGATGCGTCATCGCGGGCTTTGCAGATTTCGTGAACGTATCGTGTGAAGTCGCGTTTGTGATCGTCAATTTCCTTGGATTTGGTTTACTGGGGATACTGGTGATCATTGGTTTCATTGTCATCAAGAGAAA GTACGAAAAGAAAGTGCGTCTGCACGAAAAGTACATCCAGTCTCTAGGTCTAGACTTTGCTCACGCGGACACGTCCGACTTAGATAAATGGGAGATACCTCGGGACAGGGTGGTTATCAATCGAAAATTGGGCGAGGGTGCGTTTGGAACGGTTTATGGTGGTGAGGCGTTATTCCCAGAAAAAGGTTGGCTGGCCGTTGCTGTGAAAACTCTAAAGCTCGGAAGCTCTACCGAAGAGAAGTTAGACTTCCTCAGCGAGGTAGAAGTAATGAAAAGATTCGAGCATAAGAACATAATCAAACTATTGGGCGTATGCATTAAGAGCGAGCCGGTTTTAACCGTTATGGAGTTCATGCTTTATGGCGATCTAAAGACGTATCTTCTCGCCAGAAGACACCTCGTGAACGATCAGAATTACGAAGATTCGGATgagatttctaataaaaaactAACTGCGATGGCACTGGACGTGGGTAGGGCTCTCAGTTATTTGGCTCAATTGAAGTATGTTCACAG AGACATTGCTTCTCGTAATTGCCTGGTAAATGCTCAACGCATCGTCAAACTTGGCGACTTCGGTATGACGAGACCTATGTACGAGAACGACTATTACAAATTTAATCGAAGAG GCATGCTGCCAGTAAGATGGATGGCACCAGAGTCCCTGGGCCTTGGAATCTTCACTCCATCTTCGGACGTTTGGTCCTATGGCGTCCTTCTTTATGAAATCATCACGTTTGGTAGCTTCCCCTTCCAAGGGATGAGCAATAACGAGGTACTCACTTACGTCAAGAATGGGAACTCGTTGAGAGTTCCGAAAGGAGTCAAATTACAATT AGAAAATTTGATGTACTCTTGCTGGAGAACGGACCACACAAAGAGGCCAACAGCTCCAGAGATCGTCGACTTTTTAGCAACGAATCCCCGAATTCTATCGCCGTGTTTAGACGTTCCTTTGGCCAGCGTGCAAATCGAGCACACTGGACAACTAGAGATACAGTTAAACGAGAACATCAGAAAGTTTTCGTTGTCCTGGCCACCTGAAAGCTTTACGACTAGATCATCCACGTCGACATCCACTCCCGTGGCTATATCCAGCCCGCCTTTGTTGGACATCAGTGGTCACGACGACAAATTAAATCAAGACTCGTTATTAGGCACTGGACTTTCCGATGTAGAGAGTAGCAGGCCTCTGTTATCGAATTCCGACGAGACTTCGTCGGGTCCGCCGatgattttacaaaatttcaaacgaaaGGACGAACCGGCGCACAGGTACGTCAACATACAGCCAGGAATGTCGAACAATCTCGATCATAAAAACGGCGGCAATGTTCAAGCGAAGGAGAGGGTAGATATGCTGTCAGAGAATAGGAAATTGGAGCACGTGTCGATTCTTTGA